Genomic segment of Bacteroidota bacterium:
ACAGGTAATTCACAATTCCCCTGATCCTGCTGCAGCTGTTGTTGATGTTTATGTTGATGGTGTTTTAGCTATTGATAATTTTGAATTCAGAACAGCAACACCATATATCGATGTTCCCGGTAATATGCCAGTGAGTATAGCTGTTGCTCCACCTACAAGTGAATCTGTTGATGATGCAATTGCTACTATAAATGCAACGTTCAAAGCGGGTTACACTTACATTGCTATGGCAAGTGGTGTTTTAAATCCTGATCTGTTTGTTGCTAATCCTGACGGATTGGAAATTGGGTTTCAGTTATTGGTAAAAGAAAATACAGAAGCATTTAGCGACAGAGCCAATGGATTGGAATTTTTTGGAGTGCATGGATCACCTGATGCTCCAACAGTGGATATAATTGCTCGTGATGTAACTACATTATTGGACAATGTATCATATGGCGCAGTTTCCGGTTATCAGATAGTTCCTGCAAATACAACGTATATTTTAGATGTTGCTTTAGGTGATGCACCTGAAACAGTTGTAGCATCTTACGAAGCAAATTTAACGGGAGTATTAGGTCAAAGTGCAGTTGTATACGCAAGTGGATTTCTTTCACCGGAATTAAACCCTGAAGGTAGTCAGGCATTTGGATTATATTATACCTTAGTTGATGGAACAACGGGAGCGTTTCCGGTATACGTTATGCGCACAGGTGCAGATCTGATGGGTAATGATATGGTATATCCTAATCCTGCAACTGATAAAATTAATATAAATGTTCCTGCTGGCTTTAATGGTAATGTAAGTGTAGTTTCCATTAATGGTCAGGTACTTAAAAATATGCAGATCAACTCCGAAGTTGGAGAAAACATCCAATTGAATATTGCAGATCTTGCAACGGGAATCTATACTGTTAATTTAAATTCTGCTTCAGGATTAATTACAAATAAAATAATAGTTGAATAATCAAATATTACTAAATAAAAAAGCCGGCTTTGCAGTCGGCTTTTTTATTTAATACAATATGTTAATTAAATTATCTCCTTAATCAATTACAACAAATGCTTTTGCACCTATTTTTATATTATCATCAGAAACAATAATAGCATTATATAAACCTGATGGCAATGCATCAACATTTATTTCAGAATGGTAATTTTCCGTCATTTCATATCTGGCAATTTCTACACCTGACGCATTTATAATAATAATTTCTTTTCCGGGAATTTTACTTTCTGTAAAATCAAAATTGATGCTGTTATTAGTTGGGTTAGGATATAATTGAAAGTTGAGGGGATAATCATTTTCTTCAATTCCAACTTCAGGAATAGAATAAACCGTCTCATATTTTACTAAGAATGTAGTTATTTCCGCAATGCCGTCTATGGTTCCTGCACCTTCAAATGTGATATTTTGCGTTGCAATTCCTGCTCCGATCAAATTATTATTTATATCCACCACAGCAGCAGTGTATGATTCTGTATCATCACCATCTGTTTGTGCAACTAAATTCGCCGAGCCATCTGTTCCAATTTCACAATAAAATCCATCGTATGCTACATCGGCATATAAAATAAGCCCATCCGTTTCAAAAGCACCTGTAAAATATCCATACACATAAAGGTTATCATTATTTCCTTTTGTCATTCCATACATTAAATCATCAGCTTCTCCACCGCCGTGAATAAACCAATCAAATCCACCCGCACTATTATAACGGGTAACAAAAAAATCAGTACTGCCATAGGAAGTATTTGTTCCACCCTGGTGACTGATTTCTTCATTCATATTTGCAGCTAAATATATGTAGTCATTTGCATCCAATTCAATGTCCATCCAATATTGATATTCGCTGTTTTCACTTCCTAAAGTGCGCAACCAATGAAAATATCCATCAGTATCAGTTTTAACTAAAAAAATATCTACATCACCATAACTGGAGAATGGTACATCTGTTAACATAAAATCACCTTCAAAATATCCGGAAAGTACCAATTCGCCATTGGAATCAAATTCTATTGCACATCCTCCATCTCCATCAGGACCTCCGATGGTCTTCATCCAAATGGGATCCAGATCGCTGTCGAACATTCCGTATATCGCATCTGTGCCGCCATAAAATGGAACTAGCTCCACGCCATGTGCAAATGAACCTTCTGAAACACCGCAAACCCCGTAATTTCCTGCAGCATCAGTTGCAATTGCAACAAAATGCACATTCGTTTCACCATTTGTCCCGGTTATATCTATACAAGTTCCTTCAGGATTGTAAACCGCTATAAATGCCCTTCCAAAATTATCCGACTCATTACCCATGAGTAAAGGCCCGAAATCAACCATTCCTAGACTACTACCAGCTATTACAACATTCCCATTATTGTCTACAATTAAATCTCTTACATACACCATATTTGTTGAGGTGATGTTTACGATCCATTGTAATTCTCCGGCAGGATTAAATTTTGCCAACCAACTGTTATATGGATTTTCAGGGGTAATTTCTACACCGTCAATTTCGATTGTATCGCTGAAAACAGCTGCTGCATAAATATTTCCGCTGGCATCAGTGGTGAGCATGTCGCAGGTTCCGGTAGCAAATCCCTTTGCCCAAAATGCGTTTTGTGCGATGACATTAAAAGCCTGAAGAAAAATAAGTGTAATCAGAAAAGTAAAGGTTGTTTTCATAATTTGTGGTTTTAAATGTTCTGTAAAAATGTAGAAAATTATTATAATAATTTATTAATTATTGTTAATAATCATTTCCGACAATAAGGGGTTTATCTTCAGGCTAAATGATCATTCATCCGTAAAAATTAGCTGAGGATATTCAAGAAATTGATATGTGTTTTTATCGAATATTAATACCACCTGATATGTGTAATGTTCGGGTTTAACAAGTATACCATTTAATGTAAGTGAAACACCTGATTTTAAGCCATGAGTTTCAGTGCGGCCAAATTCAACAATGGCGACGATATAATTATCGATAACATCATATGAAAAATATTTATTTATCAGTAATGAATGGGTTTTGATGGAGTCGCGAATATTAGTTTTTTTAATGAGTTCTCCATTAACATAAAATCTGTCAAGATCGTATTTAGTAACTTTTAGTGTGTCTTTATATAAAAATGCCCTCTCACCAGTCATCTCCGGATCGTTAAAAAGTGATGAATCAATTTTGACGCCTTTATAATAGAGTGTAGTATAAAAATAACGTTTTTGTTCACAATCTATTTCCATTGAATAGGCAAAGGTGTTTTCCAATCTATAATCCTCATTTAAAAATACTATATTTTCTTTGGGGTAATATTTTTTATTAAATTGAGGGTTTATAATTTCATAAGCATTAGTGTCAATTCGAAAAATGGTACCATGCCGATAGACTTTTTTATTTATTTTTATTTTGTCAAAAATGCTATAATAAACAAAATTGTTATCATGGCCCAGAATTCTACCTGAAGGAAGCATAACCTGTTTTATTCGTTCATCATTAAAATTGAACAACCCAGCATTTCCGTTAATTGAATAATATAAAAAATGATCCGTCCATGTTATACCTCGCTGATCGAAATATCTTGATGAGCACAGGTAATTAGTTTTTGAAGTTATTTTATTCACTACAAAAAATGAAAAGGAATCATTTTTTATTCTATTCACTTGGCATATAAAGTTTTTATTTAAATCATATTCTAGTTGCCACGATTCAGTAAAAACTGTATCAAATTTTACGGAATAAAAATTGTTGTTGTTTTCAACAGATAAAATGTTATAGGTATACAGGTCGTGTTCACCAGGTAATTTGCGTTTGTAAACGCCATCAAGTCTTGGTGCACATTGGGAAAACGCTATTTCAAAAGTGTAGGTTATGAGAAGAGATACAATAGTTAAAAATCTTAGGATCATAGTGCTTGCCAGATAATAACGAAAAATAGAAATTATTATTTTTTATGCATCTGTTCAATCGAAAATGAATTGTATATGTTGCAACTGTGGTAAAGAATTAATGAATATGAGTTGTGATCACACAAATCTACTCTTCTCCATCCCCAACCACTCCAAAGCTGTTCCATTCAACAATCTTTCTTTAACAGTATTATCCAGATCCATACTTTCAATTAACTTTCCGGGCTGATGTTCACCTAATGGAAAAGGATAATCTGATCCCATGGCCAATTTGTTAGGTCCGCACAATTCCAATAAAAAATTAAGCATCAATGGATCATGCACCAATGTATCGAGGTAAAATTTATCGAGATAGTTTCGAGGGTTAATTTTGTTATCAACTGCAACAAGATCCGGACGCACATTAAATCCGTGTTCAATTCTTCCTATTGTGGATGGAAAACTTCCGCCTCCATGTGCAAATGCAACTTTTAAATTTGGCAACTTTTCAAACACTCCCCCAAATATCATGGAACAAATTGCCAGCGACGATTCTGCCGGCATTCCAACAAGCCAAGGCAGCCAATATTTATTCATTTTATCTTTTCCAATCATATCCCACGGGTGTACAAAAATGGCTGCATTTAATTTTTCGGCTGCTTCAAAAAAGGGAAATAATTCTTCTGCATTTAAATTCCAGTCGTTTACGTGACTTCCAATTTCAATTCCCGCCATTCCGAGTTCCTGCATACACCGCTGCATTTCCTGAATACTCAATTGAGGATCTTGTAAAGGAACGGTTCCTAATCCTACAAATCTTTTTGGATTACGCGAAACAACTTCCGCAATAAAATCATTTTGAAAACGCGAAGTTTCCAATGCATAAGCTGCATTTTTTTCCCAGTAGTGAAACATTACCGGAATTGCACTTAAAACCTGTACGTTCACTCCATGTTCATCACAATCTTTTAACCGAACATCAGCATCCCAACAATTGGATTGTATCTCCCTGAAAAATTTATCTCCCTGCATCATTCGAGCGCATCCCGGACAATGGTGATCGAGATGGATATACCTCGAATCAAAAAACTTTTCGCTCCACTTTGGTAAATGTTCGGGAATGATGTGAGTATGTATATCTATTTTTAACATCAGATTTATTTATATTTTGATCAGGTTTTGCAAATTTCGATTAAAATTTAATGATTTATATCATAAATGTGGATCAAATTACTCGGTATCTTTATATAGTTAAATCAAAGTTATGTATACGCGTAAAACCTGGAAGGAAAAGTTTGAGGTAAAGAATGAAGCTGAGATCGTAATTTCAAAACGCAATTTTGCAGATGTTCCTGCTGGTGCCAGCATGTTAATTGCAACTCCCAAAATAGTAGCAGATTATATTAAACATATTCCAAAGGGCAAGACGGGAACTTTACAACAAATGCGAAAAGATCTGGCGGCTGAATATAATGCGGATTATATGTGCCCGATCACAGCGGGAATTTTTTTGCGCATTGCTGCGGAAGCTGCGTATGAAGAATATGAAAAAGGTAGATCTTTAAAAAGTATTACTCCATTTTGGAGAATGATAGATGAAAGATCACCAGCAATTAAAAAATTATCGTTTGGAAAAGAGTTTGTTTTGGATATGCGACAAAAAGAACGGTTAGTAGCGGCGTTGTAAATGAAAAGGGGAATGCAAATTCGGGTTTTATATAATAGAAAAAAAGGGGGAACGCAGATGACGCGGATCGGGCGGATTAAAAAAGGATAAATATTTTAAAATAAATTCGGATTAGTTTTGATTAAAATTCGGAGTTTACAATTTACGATAAGTACAGTCCTGAAAGGACGATCCATCTTGTAACAACGGACTTTAGTCCGTGGGTTTGAAAAAGAGGAACCCGCCGGTGGGCGCACAGGCGCTGATGACGCAGATTGAGCGGATTTAAGGGGATAAAAAAAGAAGGAATAATTTTAAAAATGAAAAAAGGGGAACACGGATGACGCGGATTGGGCGGGTTTAAGGGGATAAAAAAGTTGGAATAACTTTAAAAATGAAAAAAAAGGGGAACGCAGATGACGCGGATTGGGCGGATTAAAAAAGGATAAAAAAAAGAAGGGGATTAATTGGGATTTAAAAAGGATAAAAAAAGAAGGAATGCGGATTAAAAAAAATAAATAAAAGAGGAAATAAAAATTATTTGAGCAACGGTTTGTTTTTATTAGTGAAAACTTTTCTTTTGATTTGAGGTCGCTTTCCGAAATTAAGTAGAAGTCCCACTTCCATGGTTGTTGCTTTTAGGTAATTAATGAGCTGGAGTTCATCTTCCTCACATAAAGATTCTGAGGTTTTATTTTCTATAATAACACAATTTTCAACGGCAAGATCAGAATTATAGCGACCAACGATCTGACCATAATAATACACTATAACAGGCTCTTGTTGGCTAACAAATAATCCCATCTTTCTTAATTCTATAACTAATGCATTTTCATACACTTTTTCCAAAAATCCATAACCCAACGTATTATAAACAGTATAAAATGCCTTAATTATTTTCCAGGTTAATTCACTATGTAATAAATTATCATTACCAAAGTCCCTCACATTATCCTTCATCCACGAATTATTAGAATAAAACAATTTCTTATTATTCTTAAATAAATTCAGTCTTACAGAATATATTTATTCAGAAAATAAGTTTTATAAAATTATATATTTTATTCTAAAGACACAAATAAAATCAAATTCTACCAGCCCACTTCATTGCAGCCGTGTATTTTTATTTAATCAATTAATTTATCCAATAAAAATCACTTATATC
This window contains:
- a CDS encoding DUF4397 domain-containing protein produces the protein MKKVLLTFGMSLSMIAAFSQTARVQVIHNSADPAANVVDVYLNDDLLINDFKFRTASPFIDAPSGIPLTIGIAPSTSLSADESIATFTYTLTDGEKYVIIANGVLNPADFAANPDGISTGFNLFVNAGMRESSLDPNNLDFVFFHGASDAPNVDAIARDVATVVDNASYTDFTGYVSVLADKYFIDVTPGADPATIVTSSRAFLSNAGGAAAVIFASGFLDPAANNNGKSFKLFYVLPDGTVKNLPFVTNSKLQVIHNSPDPAAAVVDVYVDGVLAIDNFEFRTATPYIDVPGNMPVSIAVAPPTSESVDDAIATINATFKAGYTYIAMASGVLNPDLFVANPDGLEIGFQLLVKENTEAFSDRANGLEFFGVHGSPDAPTVDIIARDVTTLLDNVSYGAVSGYQIVPANTTYILDVALGDAPETVVASYEANLTGVLGQSAVVYASGFLSPELNPEGSQAFGLYYTLVDGTTGAFPVYVMRTGADLMGNDMVYPNPATDKININVPAGFNGNVSVVSINGQVLKNMQINSEVGENIQLNIADLATGIYTVNLNSASGLITNKIIVE
- a CDS encoding T9SS type A sorting domain-containing protein, with translation MKTTFTFLITLIFLQAFNVIAQNAFWAKGFATGTCDMLTTDASGNIYAAAVFSDTIEIDGVEITPENPYNSWLAKFNPAGELQWIVNITSTNMVYVRDLIVDNNGNVVIAGSSLGMVDFGPLLMGNESDNFGRAFIAVYNPEGTCIDITGTNGETNVHFVAIATDAAGNYGVCGVSEGSFAHGVELVPFYGGTDAIYGMFDSDLDPIWMKTIGGPDGDGGCAIEFDSNGELVLSGYFEGDFMLTDVPFSSYGDVDIFLVKTDTDGYFHWLRTLGSENSEYQYWMDIELDANDYIYLAANMNEEISHQGGTNTSYGSTDFFVTRYNSAGGFDWFIHGGGEADDLMYGMTKGNNDNLYVYGYFTGAFETDGLILYADVAYDGFYCEIGTDGSANLVAQTDGDDTESYTAAVVDINNNLIGAGIATQNITFEGAGTIDGIAEITTFLVKYETVYSIPEVGIEENDYPLNFQLYPNPTNNSINFDFTESKIPGKEIIIINASGVEIARYEMTENYHSEINVDALPSGLYNAIIVSDDNIKIGAKAFVVID
- a CDS encoding amidohydrolase, with translation MLKIDIHTHIIPEHLPKWSEKFFDSRYIHLDHHCPGCARMMQGDKFFREIQSNCWDADVRLKDCDEHGVNVQVLSAIPVMFHYWEKNAAYALETSRFQNDFIAEVVSRNPKRFVGLGTVPLQDPQLSIQEMQRCMQELGMAGIEIGSHVNDWNLNAEELFPFFEAAEKLNAAIFVHPWDMIGKDKMNKYWLPWLVGMPAESSLAICSMIFGGVFEKLPNLKVAFAHGGGSFPSTIGRIEHGFNVRPDLVAVDNKINPRNYLDKFYLDTLVHDPLMLNFLLELCGPNKLAMGSDYPFPLGEHQPGKLIESMDLDNTVKERLLNGTALEWLGMEKSRFV
- a CDS encoding GxxExxY protein; amino-acid sequence: MKDNVRDFGNDNLLHSELTWKIIKAFYTVYNTLGYGFLEKVYENALVIELRKMGLFVSQQEPVIVYYYGQIVGRYNSDLAVENCVIIENKTSESLCEEDELQLINYLKATTMEVGLLLNFGKRPQIKRKVFTNKNKPLLK